Proteins from a single region of Felis catus isolate Fca126 chromosome B4, F.catus_Fca126_mat1.0, whole genome shotgun sequence:
- the LOC101081645 gene encoding olfactory receptor 6C75-like produces the protein MRNYTAVTEFILLGLTNDPQWQVVLFVFLLATYMLSVTGNLIVIILTLSDPHLKTPMYFFLRNFSFLELSFTSVCIPRFLVTIVTGNRTISYNDCVAQLFFFILLGVTEFYLLAAMSYDRYVAICKPLHYMTIMNHRVCILLVFSSWLAGFLIIFPPVILLQKLEFCASNVIDHFICDSSPILQLSCTNTRFLELMAFILAVVTLMVTLTLVMLSYTYIIRTILKIPSKSQRKKAFSTCSSHMIVVSLSYGSCIFMYIKPSARERVTLNKGVAVIITSVAPLLNPFIYSLRNQQVKQAFKNMVQRMVFSLYK, from the coding sequence atgagaaattacACAGCAGTAACAGAATTTATTCTTCTCGGATTGACAAATGACCCACAATGGCAGGTTGTACTTTTCGTATTTCTTCTTGCTACCTACATGCTTAGTGTGACTGGGAACCTGATCGTTATCATTCTCACACTTTCAGATCCCCACTTAAAGACTCCAATGTATTTCTTCCTTCGAAACTTCTCATTCCTAGAATTATCATTCACATCTGTCTGCATCCCCAGATTCCTTGTCACTATAGTGACGGGAAACAGAACTATTTCCTACAATGAttgtgtggctcagttatttttcttcatcctGTTGGGGGTGACAGAATTTTACCTTCTGGCTGCCATGTCCTATGACCGCTacgtggccatctgcaagcctcTCCATTACATGACCATCATGAATCACAGAGTCTGCATACTCCTTGTCTTTAGCTCATGGCTTGCAGGATTCCTGATCATCTTTCCACCAGTAATTCTGCTGCAGAAGTTGGAGTTCTGCGCCTCCAATGTAATTGATCATTTTATCTGCGACTCTTCTCCGATTCTACAGCTTTCCTGTACAAACACTCGCTTTTTAGAACTCATGGCATTTATTTTAGCAGTGGTAACACTTATGGTCACCTTAACACTAGTTATGCTCTCCTATACGTACATCATCCGGACAATTCTGAAAATTCCTTCCAAGAGTCAAAGGAAAAAAGCCTTTTCCACTTGTTCCTCGCACATGATAGTGGTCTCCCTCTCTTATGGAAGCTGCATCTTCATGTACATTAAGCCTTCTGCAAGGGAAAGAGTGACTTTAAACAAAGGGGTAGCTGTAATCATTACCTCAGTTGCTCCTCTCCTGAATCCTTTCATATATTCACTAAGGAATCAGCAGGTAAAGCAAGCCTTCAAGAACATGGTCCAGAGAATGgtcttttctttatataaatga